The proteins below are encoded in one region of Paenisporosarcina cavernae:
- a CDS encoding TIGR01457 family HAD-type hydrolase, with product MKMYPCVCLDLDGTMYRGTDVVPFAAEFVRSLQSQGIQPFFITNNASKTPTQLVEKLHSFGIKTDEEHVVSSALATAYYVKTRYPNQQVFAIGGEGVQHALQAAHVSIVKENSDVVVMGLDRELNYDKLAQGCLEVARHREFVVTNGDKKFPTEVGMYPGNGALAKVIEHATGVEPTIIGKPFGYMLEMIQAMHDFAKEDMVIVGDNYDTDILAGIHFGIDTVHVNTGVSSTVEVQEKDLKPTYLLENLREWTLELSH from the coding sequence ATGAAAATGTATCCGTGTGTTTGCCTTGATTTAGATGGGACGATGTATAGAGGAACGGACGTAGTTCCTTTTGCAGCGGAATTTGTCCGGTCTCTTCAGTCACAAGGTATACAACCATTTTTCATCACGAATAATGCGTCCAAAACGCCTACACAGCTCGTCGAGAAACTGCATTCTTTTGGAATAAAAACAGACGAGGAGCATGTGGTGTCTTCCGCTTTAGCAACTGCGTACTATGTGAAAACTCGGTATCCTAATCAGCAAGTCTTTGCGATAGGAGGAGAAGGGGTGCAGCACGCACTTCAAGCCGCTCACGTATCGATTGTCAAAGAAAATAGCGACGTTGTTGTCATGGGACTAGATCGTGAGCTCAACTACGACAAACTTGCGCAAGGTTGTCTAGAAGTTGCTCGTCATAGGGAATTTGTGGTGACAAATGGCGATAAAAAATTTCCGACTGAAGTAGGTATGTATCCGGGTAATGGTGCATTAGCAAAGGTAATAGAGCATGCTACTGGAGTGGAACCCACTATTATTGGAAAACCATTTGGGTATATGCTAGAAATGATTCAAGCGATGCATGATTTTGCAAAAGAGGACATGGTTATCGTAGGTGATAATTACGATACAGATATTCTTGCAGGCATTCATTTTGGGATTGATACCGTGCATGTGAATACTGGAGTGAGTAGTACGGTGGAAGTGCAGGAAAAGGATCTAAAGCCTACGTATTTGCTGGAAAACTTACGGGAGTGGACTTTAGAACTTTCTCATTAA
- a CDS encoding DUF86 domain-containing protein codes for MYFIDRNKITETLTYLEKLTALSKEKSDWTTNELDKLSLERIVQSSIESMIDVGNSIIDGFIMRDPGSYEDILDILLDENVIETEDQQQLVEVFSMRKELVRNFVKVDHQQLQDLWQKHLQAVERFSPAVSTYLKNELGPVSAFLPEKES; via the coding sequence ATGTACTTTATTGATCGAAACAAAATTACGGAAACCTTAACATACTTAGAAAAATTAACGGCACTTTCAAAAGAAAAATCCGACTGGACGACTAATGAACTCGATAAATTATCGCTAGAACGAATTGTTCAATCTTCTATTGAAAGCATGATTGATGTAGGAAATTCTATCATTGATGGATTTATCATGCGTGATCCTGGAAGTTATGAAGACATTCTCGATATCTTATTGGATGAAAACGTCATTGAGACGGAAGACCAACAACAATTAGTGGAAGTCTTTTCCATGCGAAAAGAACTTGTTCGCAATTTCGTGAAAGTAGATCACCAACAGCTTCAGGATCTCTGGCAAAAGCATTTACAAGCAGTGGAACGTTTTTCACCCGCTGTCTCCACCTATTTAAAAAATGAGCTTGGACCGGTTTCTGCTTTTTTACCGGAGAAAGAATCATGA
- a CDS encoding DUF3055 domain-containing protein, with amino-acid sequence MERFFLYDDVEDTKTRFVCFTGESQRYDLAIMQSSRFFGKVLVMDIQFGRFGIIGPDDVEEEGYLEQVYNRSEEEASELREYLRELLG; translated from the coding sequence ATGGAACGATTTTTTCTATATGATGATGTAGAAGATACAAAAACACGATTTGTTTGTTTTACGGGAGAATCGCAACGATACGATCTTGCAATTATGCAAAGCAGCCGTTTTTTTGGAAAGGTCTTAGTAATGGATATACAGTTTGGGCGATTCGGGATCATCGGACCAGATGATGTAGAAGAAGAAGGTTATCTAGAACAAGTGTACAATCGAAGTGAAGAAGAAGCATCGGAGCTTCGTGAATATCTTCGCGAATTACTAGGATAA
- a CDS encoding YutD family protein encodes MIILDQTYYDVLENYRDAVKEEAIAERYSDILRKYDYIVGDWGYGQLRLKGFYDDSNHKATYDTKFSTFQDYLYEYCNFGCAYFILKKGEAAPQPEPDMKASEETPALEE; translated from the coding sequence TTGATAATACTTGATCAGACATATTATGACGTATTAGAAAATTATCGTGATGCAGTCAAAGAAGAAGCAATTGCTGAGCGGTATAGTGATATTTTACGAAAGTATGATTATATCGTGGGTGACTGGGGATATGGCCAGTTACGTTTAAAGGGGTTTTATGATGATTCGAACCATAAAGCAACGTATGATACAAAATTTAGTACTTTTCAAGATTATTTGTATGAATATTGTAACTTTGGCTGTGCTTATTTTATCCTTAAAAAAGGAGAAGCGGCACCTCAACCAGAACCCGATATGAAAGCATCAGAAGAAACACCAGCACTAGAAGAATAA
- the lipA gene encoding lipoyl synthase, whose amino-acid sequence MTTKQPPLRKPSWLKIKLNTNENYTGLKKMMRENNLHTVCEEARCPNIHECWGTRRTATFMILGAVCTRACRFCAVKTGLPNELDLAEPERVADSVVMMNLKHAVVTAVARDDLKDGGSAVFAETVRAIRRKNPFTTIEVLPSDMGGVEENLRALMDAKPDILNHNIETVRRLTPRVRARAKYDRSLEFLRRAKEMQPEIPTKSSLMVGLGETHEEIIEVMDDLRANHVDIMTIGQYLQPTKKHLAVQKYYSPMEFGELRKIAMSKGFSHCEAGPLVRSSYHADEQVNAAAKEKQRLGDEQLALSSN is encoded by the coding sequence ATGACAACGAAACAACCACCACTTCGAAAACCTTCTTGGTTAAAAATAAAATTGAATACGAATGAGAATTACACGGGTCTGAAGAAAATGATGCGTGAGAATAATTTACATACTGTGTGTGAGGAAGCACGCTGTCCGAATATACATGAATGTTGGGGTACTCGTCGTACTGCTACGTTTATGATTTTAGGGGCAGTTTGTACCCGTGCTTGCCGTTTTTGCGCGGTGAAAACAGGGTTACCGAATGAGTTAGATTTAGCAGAACCAGAACGTGTAGCGGATTCTGTTGTGATGATGAACTTAAAGCATGCTGTTGTAACAGCAGTTGCTCGAGATGATTTAAAAGATGGAGGTTCTGCTGTATTTGCGGAGACAGTTCGCGCGATTCGTCGGAAAAATCCGTTCACAACCATTGAAGTGTTACCTTCTGATATGGGTGGCGTAGAGGAAAACCTGCGTGCATTGATGGATGCAAAACCAGATATTTTAAATCATAATATCGAAACAGTTCGTCGTTTAACGCCGAGAGTTCGTGCGCGTGCGAAATATGATCGTTCTCTAGAGTTTTTAAGAAGAGCGAAAGAAATGCAACCTGAAATTCCTACAAAGTCTTCGTTGATGGTAGGTTTGGGTGAAACGCATGAGGAAATCATTGAAGTAATGGATGATTTACGTGCAAACCACGTTGACATTATGACAATTGGTCAATACTTACAACCAACAAAAAAACATCTTGCGGTTCAAAAATATTATTCACCAATGGAATTTGGAGAGCTTCGTAAAATAGCGATGTCTAAAGGTTTCTCTCATTGTGAAGCTGGCCCGCTAGTTCGAAGCAGTTATCACGCAGACGAGCAAGTAAATGCTGCGGCAAAAGAAAAACAACGCTTAGGTGATGAGCAATTAGCTCTTTCTTCTAACTAG
- a CDS encoding methionine/alanine import family NSS transporter small subunit, protein MSTGAIIMMIVGIVIIWGGLAASIMNAVSKSKKAS, encoded by the coding sequence ATGTCAACAGGTGCAATTATAATGATGATTGTCGGCATCGTGATTATTTGGGGCGGACTCGCTGCAAGTATCATGAATGCAGTATCTAAAAGTAAAAAAGCTTCCTAA
- a CDS encoding sodium-dependent transporter encodes MERSQWGSRAGFILAAVGSAVGLGNIWRFPYVAYENGGGAFFIPYLFALLTAGIPILILEFTMGHKYRGSAPLSFFRMGGKKAEWLGWWGMFVAFVISTYYAVIIAWAMRYTVFAMNLSWGDDTEGFLFGEFLKLDVTPGETGGLVPGVLIPLILVWIIAIGILVAGVKRGIELANRIFIPTLVVIFLVIVIRALTLDGAMMGLDAFFAPNFDALKDPKVWVAAYGHIFFSLSVAFAIMITYSSYLPKKADITNNAFITGFANSGFELLAGIGVFSALGFMAAQQGVAVSDVASAGVGLAFVVFPAIINEFPGMNGLFGVLFFLSLVLAGLTSLISICETYVAGFSEKFGISRNKSITFGVGLAAIISLLFATQGGLFFLDVADYFINQFGVAAVGLVEVVFVVWVLRKAGVLEEHANAISDIRLGAWWKIFLSFVTPLVLGYMMFGLLKINILGLHELGDGTKGNYEGYSDSFILYTGWFVAAGALILSFVFTAIKWNGVALESYHHADEE; translated from the coding sequence ATGGAACGTTCTCAATGGGGATCCCGTGCCGGGTTTATCTTGGCAGCTGTAGGATCCGCGGTAGGACTAGGTAACATCTGGCGTTTTCCTTATGTTGCTTATGAAAATGGTGGAGGAGCTTTCTTTATCCCGTACTTATTCGCTCTTTTAACTGCAGGTATTCCAATTCTTATTCTAGAATTCACCATGGGTCATAAGTACAGAGGTTCAGCTCCACTTTCTTTCTTCCGTATGGGTGGTAAGAAAGCAGAATGGCTAGGTTGGTGGGGAATGTTCGTCGCATTCGTTATTTCCACTTACTACGCGGTGATTATTGCCTGGGCAATGCGTTACACAGTTTTCGCGATGAATTTATCTTGGGGTGATGATACGGAAGGGTTCTTATTTGGAGAATTCCTGAAGTTAGATGTAACTCCGGGTGAAACTGGAGGATTAGTCCCTGGCGTATTAATTCCTCTTATTTTAGTTTGGATTATTGCAATTGGTATTTTAGTAGCTGGTGTAAAACGTGGGATCGAGCTCGCAAACCGCATTTTCATTCCGACATTAGTTGTTATTTTCCTCGTTATTGTTATCCGCGCTTTAACATTAGACGGAGCAATGATGGGGCTAGATGCTTTCTTTGCACCTAACTTCGATGCACTGAAGGATCCAAAAGTATGGGTAGCAGCATATGGTCATATTTTCTTCAGTTTATCTGTTGCATTTGCGATCATGATTACGTATTCTAGTTATTTACCGAAAAAAGCAGATATTACAAACAATGCATTTATCACAGGGTTTGCAAACTCTGGGTTTGAATTGTTAGCTGGTATCGGTGTATTCTCTGCATTAGGATTCATGGCAGCACAGCAAGGTGTGGCGGTAAGTGATGTTGCTTCCGCTGGTGTTGGTCTTGCTTTCGTGGTGTTCCCAGCGATTATTAATGAGTTCCCAGGAATGAATGGACTTTTCGGAGTGCTTTTCTTCCTCTCATTAGTTTTAGCAGGATTAACTTCTCTAATCTCTATCTGTGAAACATATGTTGCTGGGTTTTCTGAAAAATTCGGAATTTCTCGTAACAAATCAATTACGTTTGGTGTTGGTTTAGCAGCAATTATTTCATTGTTGTTTGCAACACAAGGCGGATTATTCTTCCTAGACGTAGCAGATTACTTCATTAACCAATTCGGTGTCGCTGCAGTTGGCTTAGTCGAAGTAGTGTTCGTAGTTTGGGTATTACGCAAAGCTGGTGTTTTGGAAGAGCATGCAAATGCAATCTCCGACATTCGTCTTGGCGCATGGTGGAAAATTTTCTTAAGCTTTGTCACTCCACTTGTACTTGGTTATATGATGTTTGGTTTGCTGAAAATTAATATACTTGGACTGCACGAATTAGGGGATGGAACAAAAGGTAACTACGAAGGCTATTCAGACTCATTCATCTTATATACTGGATGGTTCGTAGCAGCTGGAGCACTTATCTTATCGTTCGTCTTTACTGCAATTAAATGGAATGGTGTTGCTCTTGAAAGCTATCACCATGCCGATGAAGAATAG
- a CDS encoding Na+/H+ antiporter NhaC family protein produces the protein MSGTIWSILPPIIAIALVLITRKVLLSLGVGIILGALLTHSFAPVDSFLTVWNSFKVTFWDDGFNAYNVFIILFLLLLGVITAFVSLSGGSRAFAEWAVKRIQTRRGARLLTAVLGIVIFIDDYFNALAVGQIARPITDHHKISRAKLAYFIDSTSAPVCVVSPVSSWGAYLIGLIGTILATQTAITLSPLSAFVLMAPMNFYVIAALAIVFFVAVTDFDLLEMKKHEMRAVATGEVYDPEKDIPGQLKEEFPVHRHGKVRDLILPIVTLVVVTIGMMMWTGSQNALAGNVDVTLWSIFENTDVPKSLLIGGIAGSVMSMLLYAIQIPRHDHAETKFVAKGIWSGVQSMIPAVLILLFAWSLTFIIADLGTGEYLAAFVEKANIPVGLIPVLLFVLAGGMAFATGTSWGSFGILLPIAGTIMINSEPELLLPALAAVLAGSVFGDHCSPISDTTILSSTGAGCNHIDHVATQLPYALISAAIAGAGYLILGLTGSIWLGLVGVIVILVILFFIWGTQGKNNVQAVKEEQNA, from the coding sequence ATGTCAGGTACAATATGGTCGATTTTGCCACCAATCATCGCGATTGCGCTGGTTTTAATCACAAGGAAAGTTTTACTATCATTAGGAGTGGGAATCATTTTAGGGGCATTGTTAACACATAGCTTTGCACCAGTCGATTCGTTTCTCACAGTGTGGAATTCATTTAAAGTAACATTTTGGGATGACGGATTTAATGCATACAACGTTTTTATTATTTTGTTTTTACTTTTACTAGGAGTTATCACAGCATTTGTAAGTCTTTCAGGAGGTAGTCGTGCTTTCGCTGAATGGGCGGTTAAACGTATTCAAACTCGACGTGGGGCAAGGTTACTTACTGCAGTGTTAGGAATTGTTATCTTCATTGATGACTATTTTAATGCGTTAGCGGTCGGACAAATCGCGCGACCTATTACAGATCACCATAAAATTTCTCGGGCAAAATTAGCGTACTTTATTGACTCTACTTCTGCACCAGTTTGTGTCGTATCTCCAGTATCTTCGTGGGGAGCATATTTAATCGGACTTATTGGGACAATTTTAGCGACTCAAACGGCCATTACGCTCTCGCCGCTCAGCGCGTTTGTATTAATGGCACCGATGAATTTTTATGTCATCGCAGCACTCGCAATTGTGTTTTTCGTCGCAGTTACCGATTTTGATTTATTGGAAATGAAAAAACATGAAATGCGCGCAGTAGCAACAGGTGAAGTGTACGATCCTGAAAAAGATATTCCGGGACAATTAAAAGAAGAATTCCCTGTACACCGCCACGGCAAAGTACGTGATTTAATCTTACCGATCGTTACACTTGTTGTCGTCACTATCGGAATGATGATGTGGACAGGTTCTCAAAATGCACTGGCAGGAAATGTGGACGTTACATTATGGTCTATATTTGAGAATACGGATGTTCCTAAATCTCTCCTAATAGGAGGAATTGCAGGATCCGTAATGTCGATGCTTTTATATGCAATTCAAATTCCACGTCATGACCATGCGGAAACGAAATTTGTGGCAAAAGGGATTTGGAGCGGGGTACAATCCATGATTCCGGCAGTACTTATCTTATTGTTTGCTTGGTCATTAACGTTCATTATTGCTGACTTAGGAACGGGCGAGTACTTAGCCGCTTTCGTCGAAAAAGCAAACATTCCAGTTGGACTTATCCCAGTATTGTTGTTTGTTTTAGCAGGTGGGATGGCATTTGCAACAGGTACATCTTGGGGATCATTTGGTATCTTACTTCCGATTGCTGGAACTATTATGATCAATTCAGAGCCGGAACTTTTATTGCCAGCGCTTGCAGCTGTTTTAGCGGGGTCTGTTTTTGGAGATCATTGTTCGCCAATTTCCGATACGACAATCTTATCTTCTACTGGAGCAGGCTGTAACCATATCGATCATGTCGCGACACAATTGCCATATGCATTAATCAGTGCCGCAATTGCTGGAGCAGGGTATTTAATCTTAGGATTAACTGGTTCCATATGGTTAGGACTAGTTGGTGTAATTGTTATCCTTGTCATACTATTTTTTATCTGGGGCACACAAGGGAAAAATAATGTGCAGGCAGTGAAAGAAGAACAAAATGCGTGA
- the yunB gene encoding sporulation protein YunB produces the protein MFVRSRRSFKQPLKTRFAFLVVSFLLSVALLFVWINHRLTPTYLQYAEIQTSKIAAHVISKAINDRISNVLDVNDIIEHVPSEQSNMMTTKFNTEIINRVQSDTAKIVQTHLEQAEKGNMDYLPYLTDVEYDQQSMEQDGGIVFFVPLGQAANLPLLGNIGPKVPIRFHVVGNVESKVDSTIREFGINNAFVEVNIVLKVNVQIIVPMATSVKTLEQKIPVALGLIQGQVPQIFNRGDGVQPSIEVPIQKNE, from the coding sequence TTGTTTGTTCGATCAAGAAGAAGTTTTAAACAACCTCTAAAGACTCGTTTTGCCTTTTTAGTTGTTTCATTTCTCCTTAGTGTTGCCTTGTTGTTCGTTTGGATTAACCATCGATTAACACCTACTTACTTGCAGTATGCGGAAATTCAAACATCCAAAATTGCCGCACACGTGATTAGTAAAGCTATTAACGACCGAATTTCGAATGTACTAGATGTGAACGATATTATTGAACATGTTCCTTCTGAACAATCAAATATGATGACTACTAAATTTAATACCGAAATTATTAATCGTGTGCAGTCAGATACCGCAAAAATCGTACAAACCCATTTAGAACAAGCAGAAAAAGGGAATATGGATTATTTACCGTATTTGACCGATGTAGAATATGACCAGCAGTCGATGGAGCAAGATGGGGGAATTGTATTTTTCGTTCCCCTTGGGCAAGCGGCAAACTTACCTTTACTAGGGAATATCGGGCCGAAAGTTCCTATTCGATTCCATGTTGTCGGAAACGTCGAATCTAAAGTAGATTCCACCATACGGGAATTTGGGATAAACAATGCATTTGTAGAGGTTAACATTGTGTTGAAAGTGAATGTGCAGATCATCGTTCCGATGGCAACTTCAGTGAAAACATTAGAGCAAAAAATACCAGTTGCTCTCGGTCTGATTCAAGGTCAAGTTCCTCAGATTTTCAACCGTGGAGATGGTGTGCAACCATCGATTGAAGTTCCCATACAAAAAAACGAGTAA
- a CDS encoding HD-GYP domain-containing protein: MRLISLKAISSGMVLGRSIRNDAGHALLQENIALTDAMINRLRELEVQYVYIHDELSKGIEIPELIPFEKRHASIKTIKETFREINPTNLKKSSYVIDQQSKQLFQMVDEVMGQLLVQDDLMMILGDVVLYDSYIFQHSFQVMLYSIQIAKELGYSYEEIRTIGMGALLHDVGKMVISSDILFKKDKLDEEEYELVKKHARVGFDILRGVHSISLKIAHCAFQHHERLDGSGYPRNLLDFEIHPYAKIIAVADVFDAVTSDRVYKEKMLPNIGLDVIRAGKGTLFDPKIVDALCRVISPYPNGTMVLLSDGSKGIVTKQNQQDPSNPVLRIFEKSGQMLQATFVSDLNENRELHIIQVITDYNAEK, translated from the coding sequence ATGCGATTAATTTCCTTAAAAGCGATAAGTAGTGGCATGGTTCTGGGGCGAAGTATTCGAAATGACGCTGGCCATGCGCTACTTCAAGAAAATATTGCGTTAACGGATGCGATGATCAATCGCCTTCGAGAACTAGAAGTTCAATATGTATACATACACGATGAATTGTCCAAAGGAATTGAGATTCCTGAACTCATTCCTTTTGAAAAAAGACATGCCTCGATTAAGACAATCAAAGAGACCTTTCGGGAAATTAATCCTACGAATTTAAAAAAATCCTCTTACGTCATTGATCAACAATCAAAACAATTGTTTCAAATGGTAGACGAAGTGATGGGACAGCTTTTAGTTCAAGATGATTTAATGATGATTTTAGGGGACGTTGTTCTATATGACTCCTACATTTTTCAACATTCATTTCAAGTGATGCTGTATTCCATTCAGATAGCAAAAGAGCTAGGCTATTCTTACGAAGAGATTCGGACAATTGGGATGGGTGCACTTTTACATGATGTTGGAAAGATGGTCATTTCATCGGACATTCTATTCAAAAAAGATAAGTTAGACGAGGAAGAGTATGAGCTAGTGAAGAAGCATGCTCGAGTAGGTTTTGATATTTTAAGAGGAGTCCATTCTATTTCACTTAAAATTGCTCACTGTGCGTTCCAACATCATGAAAGATTAGATGGTAGTGGATATCCTAGAAACTTATTAGACTTTGAAATCCATCCCTATGCAAAAATTATTGCGGTCGCAGACGTATTTGATGCTGTCACGTCGGACAGAGTATACAAAGAAAAAATGTTGCCTAATATTGGCTTAGATGTGATTCGAGCGGGAAAAGGTACGCTATTTGATCCGAAAATTGTTGATGCATTATGTCGTGTCATTTCCCCTTATCCAAATGGAACGATGGTTTTATTATCTGATGGAAGTAAAGGCATTGTAACAAAGCAAAATCAACAGGATCCATCTAATCCAGTCCTACGTATTTTTGAAAAATCTGGGCAAATGCTACAAGCAACATTTGTGAGCGATTTAAATGAAAATCGAGAATTGCACATTATTCAAGTAATTACAGATTACAATGCCGAGAAGTAA
- a CDS encoding bifunctional metallophosphatase/5'-nucleotidase, giving the protein MSEFIYFYHTNDLHSHFSHWPKIQMFLYERQLLHNEAAEDCFTLDIGDFIDRSHPFTDATAGKGNSQLLLETNYDFITIGNNEGITLSKEELEQLYPKDMTVLVANLEAKQGEAPTWLHTSAIRVTKKGTKIGFIGVTAPYPLFYEVLGWKISDPLEALSNEMKKLRKEVDIIVVLSHLGIHQDEVIAERFPAVDIIFGAHTHHILHYGKEVGNSLLAAGGKFGQYVGMVELEINDAKNIVNRNAVLYDTNELDTIEDGPSLEEKLVEEGKRLLSKPVLETSEWRNLSKKGMKDFYPLFGDALMEYCNADCAMFPTGIFLQKFPETVATKWDFHQMLPHPINACKITLSQQSFLELYHQANANEFEMVEVKGLGFRGKLLGKMIFRHVEVKNDCIYLQGKVVEKHDTIELATLDMFTFGYFFPQLATAKIEYFLPLFLRDIFRYYLQGKFEQE; this is encoded by the coding sequence ATGTCAGAGTTTATCTATTTTTATCATACGAATGATCTGCATAGTCATTTTTCCCATTGGCCCAAAATACAAATGTTTTTATACGAGCGTCAGTTATTACATAATGAAGCGGCTGAGGATTGCTTTACATTAGATATTGGTGATTTTATCGATCGCTCCCATCCATTTACGGATGCAACTGCAGGGAAGGGAAATAGTCAACTGTTACTCGAAACAAATTATGATTTTATTACAATAGGGAATAACGAAGGTATCACATTGTCGAAAGAAGAGCTAGAACAGTTGTACCCCAAAGACATGACTGTTTTAGTTGCGAATCTGGAAGCAAAGCAAGGTGAAGCACCTACTTGGTTACATACATCCGCCATTCGTGTAACCAAAAAAGGAACTAAAATAGGGTTCATCGGTGTAACTGCTCCTTATCCACTTTTCTATGAAGTATTAGGTTGGAAAATTTCCGATCCCTTGGAGGCACTCTCCAATGAAATGAAGAAACTTCGTAAAGAAGTCGACATCATCGTCGTGCTATCTCATTTAGGTATTCACCAAGATGAGGTGATTGCAGAGAGATTTCCAGCAGTCGATATCATTTTTGGAGCACACACTCACCACATACTACACTATGGGAAAGAAGTGGGAAATTCGCTTCTAGCAGCAGGAGGGAAATTTGGCCAATACGTAGGAATGGTTGAATTAGAAATAAATGATGCAAAAAACATTGTGAACCGAAATGCTGTATTGTATGATACAAATGAATTAGATACTATCGAGGATGGCCCTTCGTTGGAAGAAAAATTAGTAGAAGAGGGCAAGCGTCTATTGTCTAAACCAGTACTCGAGACGTCAGAGTGGCGAAATTTGTCGAAAAAAGGCATGAAGGATTTTTATCCATTGTTTGGCGATGCATTAATGGAGTATTGTAACGCAGATTGTGCCATGTTCCCAACAGGAATTTTTCTTCAGAAGTTTCCAGAAACTGTCGCTACAAAATGGGATTTTCATCAAATGCTTCCTCATCCGATTAATGCGTGTAAAATTACGTTGTCTCAACAATCCTTTCTTGAACTTTATCATCAAGCGAACGCGAATGAGTTTGAGATGGTCGAAGTGAAAGGTTTGGGTTTTCGAGGGAAATTATTAGGGAAAATGATCTTTCGGCACGTAGAGGTGAAGAACGATTGTATCTACTTACAAGGAAAAGTAGTAGAAAAACATGACACCATTGAATTAGCAACTTTAGACATGTTTACGTTTGGTTATTTCTTCCCTCAACTTGCCACAGCAAAAATAGAGTACTTTTTACCATTATTTTTACGAGATATTTTCAGGTACTATTTACAGGGAAAATTTGAACAGGAATGA
- a CDS encoding sulfite exporter TauE/SafE family protein: MEFVLLGIIALLAGMLGALAGLGGGVVLVPATIFFGLSLGWIPDLTPQKIVGLSVIMMVFTGLSSTLSYMKIKTVDYRSGIIFFCGSIPGTLLGAWLNKGLDLPSFNLYFGILMVFLSGLLIVKDKLKPVEWFVHHGKTKTFTDKTGKTYVYGYPIWFALVLTFGVGFASGLFGIGGGSIIVPAMILLFLFPPHVAVGTSMFLVFLSALVNSAAHISLGNVPWLYTLPVIPMAYLGAKLGASLNKKTNSDTLVIILRIILLLIGIRSIVESLIS; encoded by the coding sequence ATGGAATTTGTACTTCTAGGTATTATTGCACTTCTAGCAGGTATGCTCGGTGCTTTAGCAGGACTTGGAGGCGGCGTGGTATTAGTTCCAGCGACTATCTTCTTCGGACTATCCTTAGGTTGGATCCCGGATTTGACTCCACAAAAAATTGTCGGCTTGTCCGTCATTATGATGGTGTTCACTGGGCTATCCTCCACCCTTAGTTATATGAAGATTAAAACGGTCGATTATCGAAGTGGAATTATTTTCTTTTGCGGAAGTATTCCTGGGACATTACTAGGTGCATGGTTGAATAAAGGGCTGGATTTGCCTTCGTTTAATCTTTACTTCGGTATATTAATGGTTTTTTTATCAGGATTATTAATTGTGAAAGATAAGTTAAAGCCGGTAGAATGGTTTGTTCATCATGGAAAAACAAAAACATTTACAGACAAAACTGGGAAAACGTATGTGTATGGCTATCCTATCTGGTTTGCACTTGTTTTAACATTTGGAGTAGGGTTTGCATCTGGCTTATTTGGGATTGGCGGAGGATCCATCATCGTACCTGCTATGATTTTATTGTTTTTATTCCCTCCGCATGTCGCAGTTGGTACCTCGATGTTTTTAGTGTTCTTATCTGCACTCGTAAATTCCGCGGCACATATTTCTTTAGGGAATGTCCCGTGGTTGTATACGCTACCTGTTATTCCAATGGCTTATTTAGGCGCAAAACTTGGAGCTTCCTTAAACAAAAAAACGAATTCTGACACACTCGTCATTATTTTACGAATCATCTTGTTACTAATAGGTATACGTTCGATTGTGGAAAGTTTGATAAGTTAA